DNA sequence from the Portunus trituberculatus isolate SZX2019 chromosome 49, ASM1759143v1, whole genome shotgun sequence genome:
ACCTTCCTTCCCTGGTAATTTGAGAAGGAACGCTGGAGGGGTGGGGCTTTGATTTACCGCACCTGCCGCTGCCATGGCAGAAGCTCAGCAGTTTGAAAATTACGCTAAGAAAATGTACAATAGCAGCAGTCACTGCAGATGTTCAAACAGCAGAGGGAAAGTGTTTGCCGCCTTTTAATGTCTGATTGtttcaatttattattttttttatctataccatgtgggcttttcacaggaatttatgggctaaaggggatactttttggggtacctcctatctgaaagcccacccgctgggaaaccgttgccctgagtgaggaagcccaacgtacactcggactgtgttcaggattcaaacccgtgcgcttggagaccccttggaccccaaagcatgcatggttccactgtaccacggtggcctGGCAAGAGGCCACATGGAGGCCCTTTCCCCTTTAACTAGATCTATGCCAATACCTGCTTTGGCATCTAGTTACTCCCATGTTTAACTTGAACACCAGGTTATAACccaagagaataaaggaaaggatcaTATGTGAGATTGTTGCAAAAATAACCTACAGTGGTTAATAACGGTATGGTTTATGGTGAAAACACTGCAATGGTGGGAATAGAAAGCAGCACATAGGGAAATCAGGGAGTAATTAAATCTTGCAGAGAGGGGCAGGATGGCTTGGATCACTGGATTGCTGTTCCTAAGTAGAGTTTAATTGCTGTGCAGCTTGTTGCAGTTcacattaatgttatgtcagtAGGAAGATTTTTTTTGGGTAATTATAATGTTTTGTGTAATAATATTGTGATAAGTGTAAAAAAGTGGTTACTGGTGATGATTATTTGGGTATGTAATGCAATTGAATGTTGATATTGTGGTGTGTGCTGAACCTTTCATGCGTAATACTCATTGAATCTAGAAGTATAATGAAGTGCATTGAAGCTGTTGTGTAACGTGAGTCATTCCAGAAATATTTGGTGTATTTAATTTTAGTGATTGAGATTTAGAAATTATTAATGAATGCTTTTATCCCATTAATTATCTAATCTAAGAAAGCATGCAACATTGTGATCATAATAGTGATGTAGCACACTTACATCAGATAACTAATGGGCTAACAGCTCACATTATGATGACTTTCTAAATTTGATTACATCAAATTTCTTCAGAGTATCACATTATACAACAGCTACAATACACTTCAGTATAGATCTAGATTTAATTTTGCACGAAGGGTTCACTACCACGTCAACGTTCATTTCCACAAAATACCCAAATAATAATCCGTAACATAATTTTTACACTTCAGAACAATATTATTACCCAATCATTTAATCATCCTTCATACTTTGAGTTGTGAGAAACAGCAACCCAGTGATCCAAGCCATCTTGCCCCTTGTCTCGCCCTAGTCTGGCCCTCTCAAGTCAGGACTTCTCTCGACAAGATCCAGTGGCTCTCTGCTCTTCTTCCTAGTGCTGCCTTTATTCCCACCATTGCACTGTGCTTTTGTCACTTGTGAAAATAACATTCTCATATGATGCAGTTCTTTACTCCCTTATAACCTGATATTCAAGTCACCTTGTGCTCTCTCTTCTGGTATCTACTAGTCATGTGTGCTAATCAGCTGATCTTCCTCTGGGCTGTTGTTACTTGTAGGGCATGTCCACATCCATTGATTGTTTCTGGATAACTTCCAGGAGTAGAGAGTTAATTCTAGAAGCTCGTTCTCCTCTCTTGTTCCATCACTTCTCTTAATCTTATGTAAATACtatctcttgctgtcttctgTTATtatgcttctcttttcttacataTCTCGTCTGTCTTTTGTCTCTTGCTGTCTTCTGTTATTATACTTCTCTTTTCTAAATCTACTCTTGTTTTTGTGCTTTCTTGGATGTAATTTCTATTTTGCTGGTATTGTAATTTTGGGTCACTACAGCTACACTTGTGTGGTGCTGCAAATCCTGCAAGCTTTGTCCTGCTAGCCATGGTCAGGTCAGGTCTTTCTGGGGTAAAGGTGGCAACAGTATGGAGAGGTTCTGCCAACACCCAGACTACAAAGTCTACTGAGACTACTAAGATGTTCATATTGTTGTATTCCTAATGAACACTACAACAGATTTTGATACCTATTATTAATTATACAACTGTAATGGATCCAGTTTTTATTTCCACAAATTTTCTATATAAAAAATAGAGCTCTAAATTAACATAGAAAACCAATACCATGGAAGATCATATGTATTACTGCCTGCATTGGATGGGTCCGGTATTCCCTAGGTACTTTCTGGATTCTAAGCTGGACTTCATCTCTATACTAGCAGGAGCTCAACACTGTGGAATTGAATTGTTCCGTCATTGTCTCATCAGGAAAGCTGTATATAGTTGGAGCATGGTTTTTTTACCTGTGAAATGGGAATATAACagtggaaagagaaatattaacTAGGTAATGGAATATACATTTCCAAACTAGACTGTCCACAAACTGCTGCCACACGAATTTAATGTAAATATATTGGAATTGTAATAGTTTTCTCTTTAATTCATCCTGTGAACTTAACGAGTTTCCGAATAACTAAGTTTCAAATCTTTAATTTTAGAACTTATTTTCAGAATTTCCTTGGTGAAGGAAACCTCAAGCTCTATCTGAAAGATGATGGTCATTCTGCATACCTAAGCCAAGCCATAGTTAACAACAATATAAACTGACACATGcacataaatacaaaatactcAGAACATGACAAATAAGTTAAAAGTGCACACCAGTATTAAATATTAAGGTTGGAAAAGTAGCACTAGTCTAACTTTAGGCCTTTCTTTGTTAGATCAGTTTTTGCCTCTTTGATCTGTCTCTGTAGTTCCTCAGATGCCTCCTTGCAGTCATTGAATGTGTAGACTCTGTAGGCAATGATGGCCACGGACACCACCCCGAACACAGCCACCAGGAACACCggcaggaacaggatctcataGAAGTACTTGCGGGTGAACTCATTTTGGATCTGAGAAAGATGTGACTGTCATGAAAACTGCACACATCAAAAGTGAAGACAGTTACCTTGTGATTAGGGATTACAACCTCAACAGTTCTCAAAACATGTATGTAATGAGATTATCATTAATTCCTGGGACAATGATGATCAAATGCTAGTGAAAGGCAAAGAAGTGAAAGTTGTACAACCACCACTGTTGCTTctcaaaatgtaaaaaaaaaaaaaaaaaaaaaaaaaagtgagataaaGAAATTTTAAACCTTTGAAAAATTTAAGTAAAATAATTTAGTTTGAGGAATGTTTGGTACATTCTTCTGAGTGAGCCTCAGATCCgagtgaaaatataaagatgTTTGTAATGATACACCCAGCCTCCCTTGTCTTCCTGTGGGTATTTTCAGTGGTGCTTATTTTCACATCTTTTCCAAAGTTGACCTCACAACTATAGAAAAAGTAGCTGGATACTCAGCATATGATGCATTTGACTTGAAAAGCCTACCAAAAAAGTTCCAACTCaatttattaacttatttttctcttatgacAAGCTAGCTTGACAAGTCACCAACTTGTAACTTGGGTGAATACAAGATTTATAATTTTGTGATGACTTTGCCTTGTATCATACAGTTAAAGGAAATGTAGTTTACTTCATTTACTTCACTTCAAGTGACATTTATGAAGAACTTTGTTCTGCCATTTGACTTTTTCTTTCCAGCAATTTTGGAATGAGTTATGGTTGTAAGCCAAGTAGTACAATGTAGtacatgcccttgctggcctaaaccctcgtaAAGCTTATagtcctgatggggtccctcctattgttctcaaaaactgtgcttccgtgcttgcaccttgtctgGCCGAACTATTCCAACTTTGTCTgtctacttctacctttccttcctgctggaagttcgcctacattcagcctgttcctaaaaaggttgacggttctaacccctcaaactactgtcctatagctttaatctcttgcttgtctaaagtttttgaatctatcctgaataggaagattctcaaacatctgtcacttcacaatcttctgtctgatcgccagtatggtttccgtcaaggtcgctctactggtgatcatctggctttccttactgagtcttggtcatcctcttttagagatttcggtgaaacttttgctgtagcgttagacatatcaaaagcttttgatagagtctggcataaagctttgatttcaaaactaccctcctacggcttctatccttctctctgcaactttatctcaagtttcctttccgaccgttctattgctgctgtggtagacggccactgttctttcctaaatctattaatagtggagttcctcagggttctgccctgtcacccactctctttctattattcattgatGACCTTCTTAAGCAAACTTCTTGCTCTattcactcctacgctgatgatgccatcttacatctttccacgtcctttcagagatgaccatccttcaggaagtcaacagatcacgcagggacgccacagaacgcctgacttccgatctttctaagatttccgattggggcagaaaaaagtagttttcaatgcctcaaaaactcaattcctccatctatcaactcgaaacaactttccagacaactatccttcAATGacactagatagggtggaatcaaaagcttttcgtctaatgaactcccctcctctgactaactgtcttcagcctctttctcactgctgaaatgttgcatctctttctatcttttatcgctattttcatggtaactgttctactgatcttgctaacagcatgcctcccctcctcctgtggcctcgctgcacaaggctttcttcttcctctcatctctgttctgtccaactctctagtgcaagagttaaccagtactctcaatcattcatccctttcactggtaaattctggaacttcctgcctgcatCTGTGTTTCagacttcctacaacttgtcttcttttaagagggaggtatcgaggcatttgcttccctaattttggctgatgcttttccactttttagagagccagcatttttctttaatcttttctttttttgcccttggctggccctcttccctatatataaaaaaaaaaaaaaaataaataaataaaaattctagCCCTGGCATTACAAGCTAGAACTAGAATAGAATGcatttgtcaataaaatgattggtacaaacacaaaagagaaataGTACTATGATGTTCAGTAACTATGGCACATACAACAATCAATGAACAAAAAGTTGTTGGTCATTGGAGTACTTGTCTGTAAATGATGGGTTAAGTCACACATCCAACCCAAGTTAATCAATGAAGGGAGATCAGTGGTTCTCAATGAATGGTCATTAATCATATGCATGCAGTAAgtatattgttttcttgtgaagtgacaaggcaagaaaaaaatcatgattattTAGACTCCAAATACatgtaaaatgtaaaaaatgtaaaacaatgtaaaaaaaaatagactccAAATTACAGGCAATGTATAAAAAACAACAggtaatgtataaaaaaaaaaaaatcttaaaacaaGGTAACAATGAGAAGCTGAAGCAAATATGACTATGCAATAAAACAAGAAGctggaagaaaacaagactcAACATTgagggaaatgtaaaaaaaatcttataaaaTGGAAACAATGAGAAGCTGGAGGGAACATGAATCaaaggtagagagaaaaaaaaaaccacacacacacacacacacacacgggacatcgtcgatggcggaggtggtcgctgagctccagagcaatcatctataattctacagttacctaagagtaaccaaggtgggaaaggagctggtaatgtttgtcccgtctccatatagtcatgttaactgttgattagcaaaataatgtccagtgaaggtaaatataaactgtagcctgcgtttgagccatcagctggtttgtttacgtctgcgcaacatggcggccgtgaactcgaaagaggaatcagacttcacagggtttcaaggaataatggagaagagcacttatgtgaagaaaattctggagttagaaggtaaaattgaaaaactgtttgaaaagtatgagggcctggaaacgagttatgacaatgtaaaagagactgtgccgatatgaagaaggaaaatgcagcactgaaagaggaagttaagctaattaaagtgaattgcgaaaaatgtggagaatctctaggaaaagtgatggagaagcaggctgaatggaaaaaaagtcaggaagtggaaagaaaggaggtaaattacaaagttgcaagtctggaaaaggaaatcaaagagtcaggggagaaaactttgggccttgctgaaattatagatcaacagatcatagaagagaagatagctgagaaagtggtgaaggttattaagtcaaatgagacattggtgagggaaactgtagacaaaaagagatgtgtggtgatatttggtgtggaggaggataagacaccgagtaaaatggagagagaaaaacataaaaaggtgataaataatatcattaatgtggtgcaggaggaggaaaagacctagtacaagaaatagaggacttccatagaattggaaagttcacaagagaaggtatgaggccaataagaatcaaacttaagtcacaaaaggatgtagatgaattggtggagaagtcatggagg
Encoded proteins:
- the LOC123499237 gene encoding dolichol-phosphate mannosyltransferase subunit 3-like, with protein sequence MTKLVEWLMAAVLILGPWSAVVTNTIQNEFTRKYFYEILFLPVFLVAVFGVVSVAIIAYRVYTFNDCKEASEELQRQIKEAKTDLTKKGLKLD